The following are from one region of the Petrotoga mobilis SJ95 genome:
- a CDS encoding DNA polymerase III gamma/tau subunits-like protein: MSDSFFYDTIEKIQSKIEVIKASSMCFVAEDNFILNNFRDELLNSVSAFNQLDTLIIKPSGGNIKIEQVRDVEEFLMYKPNYAKVKVVFFEDIDRLNIEAANAALKLIEEPPEYALVFGTTTRWNYLLPTIKSRFIRYDLSIPSLLVENINRKYGEIAIYFNFFRHYDLGVLLFLNDESTDVSKVKDEVKRVLNFSSNNIDELISNFKLSLDLPYNKLKFSLSYYKLWNILINSDDKEFFYLIKNISQIKNDVENLSFLSNISSLGAILLRDAMVFLNSSKWKFFWNNSLVYFFGLNEHIVNLEQIKDNISYLNRVSTMRLANFNFEMEIFTHFFRIKRCFIRTIK, translated from the coding sequence AATAGAAAAAATTCAATCGAAAATAGAAGTAATTAAGGCAAGTTCCATGTGTTTTGTTGCAGAAGATAATTTTATTTTAAATAATTTTAGAGATGAATTATTAAATTCAGTTTCAGCTTTCAATCAGTTAGATACATTAATTATTAAACCTTCTGGTGGAAATATTAAGATAGAGCAAGTTAGGGATGTGGAAGAGTTTTTAATGTATAAACCTAACTATGCAAAGGTGAAGGTTGTTTTTTTTGAGGATATTGATAGATTGAACATAGAAGCAGCAAATGCCGCACTCAAATTAATCGAAGAGCCTCCAGAATATGCTTTAGTATTTGGAACTACTACGAGATGGAATTATTTGTTACCAACCATAAAAAGTCGTTTTATAAGGTATGATCTTTCTATCCCTTCACTTTTGGTTGAAAATATTAATCGCAAATATGGTGAAATAGCGATTTATTTCAATTTTTTCCGACATTATGATTTGGGGGTTTTATTGTTTTTGAACGATGAAAGTACCGATGTTTCTAAAGTTAAAGATGAGGTCAAGAGGGTGCTTAACTTTTCATCCAACAATATCGATGAATTGATAAGCAATTTTAAATTATCTCTTGATTTGCCATACAACAAACTGAAGTTTTCTCTTTCATATTATAAATTGTGGAATATATTAATAAATTCAGACGATAAAGAGTTCTTTTATCTAATAAAAAATATTTCTCAAATAAAAAATGATGTTGAAAATTTATCTTTTTTAAGTAATATATCTTCTTTAGGTGCTATTTTGTTGAGAGATGCGATGGTATTTTTGAATTCTTCCAAATGGAAATTTTTTTGGAACAACTCGTTAGTTTATTTCTTTGGCTTAAATGAACATATTGTTAATTTAGAGCAAATTAAAGATAATATATCATATTTGAATAGGGTATCTACGATGAGATTGGCTAACTTTAACTTTGAAATGGAAATATTTACCCATTTTTTTAGAATTAAAAGATGCTTTATTAGAACCATTAAATAA
- a CDS encoding transketolase, producing MNVNSLEVYSLKKSLKELKNLSVIARGDILKMTTVANSGHPAGSMSSIDMFLSVLNRANIFPDDPFNPDRDRIVVSHGHTSPGFYVALARMGFVDIEEVISGFRYAGSIFEGHVTRGIPGVEWSTGNLGQGLSAGIGMALAAKKRGKDYRVYVFSSDGESSKGQIAEARRTAIKEGLNNLIVLLDYNDIQISGRARDILSVNIVGEYEAAGWNVIEIDGHNFDQINKALEVAENEPLRPTVIVAKTIIGKGVSFMENTPTYHGKALTKEQLSKALEELGLENDVEKYIEKRKNMALTRDKLSYPNIELNVETGQPIVYGKGEKVANRNAFGNAIADLAKLNMENFPVVAIDCDLKPSVNLEKFEKVNPEGYIQIGIEEHNAATIGGALSVSGALTFFADFGVFGLDEAFNQQRLNDINHTNLKTVVTHCGIDVGEDGKTHHEVNYIGIVRSLYHTKLIVPCDANQTDKAIRYAAKVPGNFVIAMGRSNLPILLDEEGNVYYNNDYNFEYGKLDVFRKGRDLTVFTYGSFAHLAVEAADKLKEEDIHITVIGVPTPLDFDLTQVKEYVDNTIVLTLEDHNVENGLSNELSKAMIKNSMKPSYFEPMGLKEYAPSGTIKDLLRVHGFDVESLVKKMKGLIESK from the coding sequence ATGAATGTAAATTCCTTGGAGGTGTATTCGTTGAAAAAAAGTTTAAAAGAACTAAAAAACTTGTCGGTTATCGCCAGAGGAGATATATTGAAGATGACCACTGTGGCTAATTCTGGTCACCCCGCAGGGTCTATGTCTTCTATTGATATGTTTTTATCGGTTTTAAATAGGGCAAATATATTCCCAGATGATCCGTTTAATCCAGATAGAGACAGGATCGTGGTTAGTCATGGTCACACTTCACCAGGATTCTATGTGGCTTTAGCAAGGATGGGCTTTGTAGACATAGAAGAAGTTATTTCAGGATTCAGATATGCTGGGAGCATATTTGAAGGGCATGTTACCCGTGGAATACCTGGTGTTGAGTGGTCAACAGGCAATTTAGGTCAAGGTTTATCAGCTGGGATTGGAATGGCTTTGGCAGCAAAAAAGAGGGGAAAAGACTATAGAGTTTACGTATTTAGTAGTGATGGAGAAAGCTCAAAAGGGCAAATTGCAGAAGCTCGAAGAACTGCCATAAAAGAAGGCTTAAATAACCTAATAGTATTACTTGATTACAACGATATTCAAATATCTGGAAGAGCCAGAGATATCTTATCAGTAAATATAGTTGGAGAATATGAAGCGGCTGGCTGGAACGTTATAGAAATCGATGGACACAATTTTGATCAAATCAATAAGGCTTTAGAAGTAGCTGAAAATGAACCATTAAGGCCAACTGTGATTGTAGCTAAGACGATTATAGGGAAAGGAGTTTCTTTTATGGAAAACACCCCAACCTATCACGGTAAAGCACTCACTAAAGAACAGCTAAGTAAAGCTTTAGAAGAATTAGGTTTAGAAAACGATGTGGAAAAGTACATTGAAAAAAGAAAAAATATGGCTTTAACTAGGGATAAACTAAGTTATCCAAATATTGAATTAAATGTTGAGACAGGACAACCTATAGTATATGGCAAGGGAGAAAAGGTTGCCAATCGTAATGCTTTTGGTAACGCTATTGCTGATCTTGCGAAACTGAACATGGAGAATTTTCCAGTAGTTGCGATCGATTGTGATCTGAAACCATCCGTTAATTTGGAAAAATTTGAAAAAGTCAATCCCGAAGGTTATATTCAAATTGGTATTGAGGAGCATAACGCAGCCACCATTGGAGGAGCATTGTCCGTTAGTGGAGCATTAACTTTTTTCGCTGATTTTGGGGTATTTGGCTTGGATGAGGCATTTAATCAGCAAAGATTAAACGATATTAATCACACTAATTTAAAGACTGTTGTCACCCACTGTGGTATCGATGTTGGAGAAGATGGTAAGACTCATCATGAAGTTAATTATATTGGGATAGTCAGAAGTTTATACCATACTAAATTGATCGTACCTTGTGATGCCAATCAAACTGATAAAGCGATTAGGTATGCTGCCAAAGTTCCTGGCAACTTTGTAATCGCTATGGGAAGATCTAACTTGCCAATCTTGTTAGATGAAGAGGGTAACGTTTATTACAATAACGATTATAACTTCGAGTATGGGAAGTTGGATGTTTTTAGAAAAGGTAGAGACCTAACAGTATTCACATATGGAAGCTTCGCTCATTTAGCGGTGGAAGCTGCTGATAAGTTGAAAGAAGAAGATATACATATTACAGTCATTGGTGTACCGACTCCTTTAGATTTTGACCTTACTCAAGTGAAAGAATACGTTGACAATACTATAGTATTAACCTTAGAAGATCACAACGTAGAAAATGGTTTGTCAAATGAACTGTCAAAAGCTATGATCAAAAATTCTATGAAACCTTCTTATTTTGAACCTATGGGATTAAAAGAATATGCACCGTCTGGAACAATCAAAGATTTGCTAAGGGTTCATGGATTTGATGTAGAATCGCTAGTAAAAAAGATGAAAGGATTAATTGAGAGCAAATGA
- the rnc gene encoding ribonuclease III has translation MKHEDDLKLTLQEEQNVKKAKKELLLPPCVKESVLFEALCHKSYVFDNENIQRKLDSNERLEFLGDAVLELVISEFLYNNYHLSEGEMSKARAIIGSEIILAEVALKLRLDDFIFLSKGEDKQGGRTKKSILSDTMEALFACIYLSCGYEKAKKYIIKNMKEYIENAVEGNIFLDYKTKLQELTQEKTKKLPEYVLLSASGPSHMKRYKVAVKLDDEILGIGEGFSKKFAEQLAAKIACEKFLDSIGGNDVVD, from the coding sequence ATGAAGCATGAGGATGATTTAAAATTAACCTTGCAAGAGGAACAAAATGTAAAAAAAGCAAAAAAGGAGCTCCTATTGCCACCATGCGTGAAAGAGAGCGTGTTGTTCGAAGCGTTGTGTCATAAATCATACGTTTTTGACAACGAAAATATTCAAAGAAAACTTGATTCTAATGAAAGGTTAGAATTTCTCGGAGATGCCGTTTTAGAGTTAGTTATCTCCGAGTTTCTTTACAATAATTATCACCTTTCTGAGGGAGAAATGTCAAAGGCGAGGGCTATAATAGGAAGCGAAATTATTTTAGCAGAAGTTGCTTTAAAGTTGAGGTTAGACGACTTTATTTTTTTAAGTAAAGGTGAAGACAAACAAGGTGGGCGAACGAAAAAGTCAATTTTATCTGACACTATGGAGGCTTTGTTTGCTTGTATTTATCTTAGCTGCGGTTATGAAAAGGCAAAGAAGTATATTATAAAAAACATGAAGGAGTACATCGAGAACGCTGTTGAAGGGAATATTTTTCTCGATTATAAGACGAAGTTACAAGAATTAACTCAAGAAAAAACAAAAAAATTGCCTGAATATGTGTTATTGAGTGCTTCTGGGCCCTCACATATGAAAAGATACAAGGTAGCAGTAAAATTAGATGATGAGATACTAGGAATAGGCGAAGGCTTTTCAAAAAAATTTGCGGAACAATTAGCAGCAAAAATTGCTTGTGAGAAGTTTTTGGATTCTATTGGTGGAAATGATGTCGTTGATTAA
- the fliJ gene encoding flagellar export protein FliJ — translation MKFEFRLERLKDLKKILEDNARMELGKKSKQRQLVEDEIKQISNKIDTFSDEFTKEVKDTISITKLSNMIEYKNHLNEQLSQLHLVLHEKLQEEEIARQNYLKAKNEKDILQKLKDKRFDEFKIQEKRANIKELDEIARLNHQPREENYE, via the coding sequence TTGAAGTTTGAATTTCGTCTAGAGCGATTGAAAGACCTAAAAAAAATTTTAGAAGATAATGCAAGAATGGAATTGGGTAAAAAAAGTAAACAAAGGCAATTAGTTGAAGACGAAATCAAACAGATTAGCAATAAGATTGATACCTTTTCAGATGAATTTACAAAAGAAGTAAAAGATACCATATCGATTACTAAATTATCAAACATGATAGAGTATAAAAATCATTTAAATGAGCAATTATCACAACTACATTTAGTATTACATGAAAAACTGCAAGAAGAAGAAATTGCCCGACAAAATTATTTAAAGGCCAAGAACGAAAAAGATATCCTTCAAAAACTTAAAGATAAAAGATTTGACGAATTTAAAATTCAGGAAAAGAGGGCGAATATAAAAGAACTAGATGAAATTGCTAGATTAAACCATC
- a CDS encoding DUF2905 domain-containing protein produces the protein MFAFNIKLGRLPGDIIIKRENFVLYIPITTMLIVSGLGTLLSIIIRRFF, from the coding sequence ATGTTTGCATTTAATATAAAACTTGGTAGACTCCCCGGAGATATAATAATAAAAAGAGAAAATTTCGTTTTATATATTCCTATTACAACGATGCTTATTGTTAGTGGATTAGGCACATTACTATCAATTATCATTCGAAGATTTTTCTAA
- a CDS encoding IS110 family RNA-guided transposase: protein MYFVGIDISKNSFHYYISDSGRTKIDSGKFKQNMSGFTTFDKILKKFNKREIIIGMESTSIYHQHLFSYLLKHDYDVHIINPLLLKEFRKSETLRHSKNDNIDSKLISIWLKEKYPDNIPSSKEIDNFTQYSREIINLSEEISRVKNEIKRYVYLLFPELESFQSNIFIKSLMNLLYNFPSARKIATTNKKQLIDAMKIDNQLYFDENKLDQIIELSKNSIASGNDAHELALQKRIELLFKLESDQKLFKEKLKETLNNSSNDVIKNQVELIQSLDGFNETALNIVAETGDINRFYSASALVAFVGIDPRTEESGQMKKGWFINRKGNRYLRKAVYIAAIVAIQNNEYFKNYYMKLRTRGKSHTVAVLAVAGKLLRIIYSLVKSGKKYDSDYHYKLQNQELRAHGNYTAKKLKRKREIVT, encoded by the coding sequence ATGTATTTTGTAGGTATTGATATTTCTAAAAACTCTTTTCATTACTACATCTCCGATTCAGGTAGGACCAAAATCGATAGTGGTAAATTCAAACAGAATATGAGTGGTTTCACCACTTTCGACAAAATTCTTAAAAAGTTCAACAAAAGAGAGATTATAATTGGTATGGAATCCACTTCTATTTACCATCAACATTTGTTTTCTTATTTACTTAAACACGATTATGATGTCCATATCATTAATCCCCTTTTGTTGAAAGAATTCAGAAAAAGTGAAACTCTTCGCCATTCTAAAAACGACAACATTGATTCCAAGCTGATCTCCATTTGGCTGAAAGAAAAGTATCCAGACAACATCCCTTCTTCTAAGGAGATAGATAATTTCACTCAATACTCTCGCGAGATCATTAACCTTTCTGAGGAGATTTCAAGGGTTAAGAATGAAATCAAACGTTATGTCTACCTTTTGTTCCCTGAATTGGAATCTTTTCAATCTAATATCTTTATCAAGAGTTTAATGAATTTATTGTATAACTTCCCTTCTGCAAGGAAGATCGCTACAACCAACAAAAAACAGCTTATTGATGCGATGAAGATAGATAATCAATTGTATTTCGATGAAAATAAGTTGGACCAAATCATTGAACTTTCTAAAAATTCAATAGCAAGTGGCAACGATGCGCATGAGTTAGCTCTTCAAAAAAGAATAGAATTGTTGTTCAAACTTGAATCAGATCAAAAGCTCTTCAAAGAAAAATTGAAAGAAACTTTGAACAATTCATCAAACGATGTAATTAAAAACCAGGTAGAATTAATACAATCTCTTGATGGTTTCAATGAAACAGCTTTAAATATTGTAGCAGAAACAGGAGATATTAACCGATTCTATTCTGCTTCTGCCCTGGTGGCTTTCGTTGGCATCGATCCTCGTACAGAGGAATCAGGTCAAATGAAAAAAGGCTGGTTCATCAATAGAAAAGGTAACAGATACCTAAGAAAAGCTGTTTACATCGCTGCCATCGTTGCTATTCAAAACAATGAATACTTCAAGAATTATTACATGAAACTACGTACTCGAGGTAAATCACATACTGTTGCTGTGTTAGCCGTAGCGGGAAAATTGTTGAGAATAATATATTCACTGGTAAAGAGTGGGAAAAAATATGATTCTGACTATCATTACAAATTACAAAATCAAGAACTGAGAGCTCATGGCAATTATACAGCAAAAAAATTAAAAAGGAAAAGAGAAATAGTAACCTGA
- a CDS encoding radical SAM protein translates to MSLIKEIEFVILKNTSSVSLTGNYCYLNCKHCGRHYLNNMARVKDIEDLVKKGFTSFLISGGLLEDRKVPITNFADTLYTLKTKYNLKYNVHTGYVDESDIHVLKKIADTVSFDLVGDQQTVKEVYGEFDYDKMWTSLELLVNNDFVVKPHITIGLNKGEFSHEQKAIEKLKKFGDRIDEIIFLVFIPTVGTEFYSYQPPKVAEVVSFLSRVRNDFSHKKLTLGCMHPKGKYREELQTELLGIVNKIVQPIGKVIEKAERENFQISYSYECCAFSSNGRVGSGARGAI, encoded by the coding sequence ATGTCGTTGATTAAAGAAATTGAATTCGTTATTTTAAAGAACACATCTTCAGTTTCACTAACAGGGAATTATTGCTACCTGAACTGCAAACATTGTGGCCGCCATTATCTAAATAATATGGCAAGAGTAAAAGATATTGAAGATTTAGTAAAAAAAGGGTTCACTTCTTTTTTAATTAGTGGTGGATTATTGGAAGATAGAAAGGTCCCAATAACTAATTTTGCCGATACACTATATACTCTAAAAACTAAATACAATTTGAAATACAACGTGCATACAGGGTACGTAGATGAAAGTGACATACATGTTTTAAAAAAGATCGCGGATACCGTATCTTTTGATCTGGTTGGAGATCAGCAAACGGTAAAAGAGGTTTATGGGGAATTTGATTATGATAAGATGTGGACTTCTTTGGAATTACTTGTAAATAATGATTTCGTTGTTAAACCACATATTACCATAGGTTTGAATAAAGGAGAATTTTCTCATGAACAAAAAGCAATTGAAAAATTAAAGAAATTTGGAGATCGGATAGATGAAATTATATTTCTAGTTTTTATACCCACGGTTGGAACTGAATTCTATTCTTATCAACCTCCAAAAGTGGCTGAAGTTGTTTCTTTTCTTTCAAGGGTAAGAAACGATTTTTCACATAAAAAGTTAACCTTAGGTTGTATGCATCCTAAAGGGAAATATAGAGAAGAACTACAAACCGAGCTTTTGGGTATTGTAAATAAAATTGTTCAACCTATCGGCAAAGTTATAGAAAAAGCCGAAAGAGAAAATTTCCAGATTAGCTATAGTTACGAATGTTGTGCGTTCTCCTCCAACGGTCGGGTGGGGAGCGGGGCTAGAGGCGCTATATAA
- a CDS encoding PSP1 domain-containing protein, with product MIDLEAEVYGVELEKLGPIYYYNYIGIEKINIFDYVLVQTENGIEVGRVVLGPVTMRFEEIGYEPNSIIRRVSDEDKQQVEDNVKLAEEVAQYAKQMVRELGLKMRILDADFTFDRSKLVIYFGSDVRIDFRELVKILAKRYKTRIELKQVGARDEVKKIGSIGLCGQEACCSRFLRDFSSIKMELAKTQRMMINTAKISGRCGKLLCCLKYENDFYKEVLKNVPNENSTIEYDGKPARVVTVNVFLKEVSLQVIEENQPILIKVPFSYFNNGNSQNG from the coding sequence TTGATAGATCTTGAAGCTGAAGTTTATGGGGTAGAGTTGGAAAAGTTAGGTCCCATATATTACTATAATTATATAGGAATTGAAAAAATCAATATATTTGATTATGTTTTGGTTCAAACAGAAAATGGAATAGAAGTTGGTAGGGTTGTGTTGGGCCCTGTTACAATGAGGTTTGAAGAAATAGGCTATGAACCCAACTCAATTATTAGAAGGGTTTCAGACGAAGACAAACAACAAGTAGAAGACAATGTTAAACTAGCCGAAGAAGTTGCACAATATGCAAAACAGATGGTTAGAGAATTAGGATTAAAAATGAGGATTCTTGATGCCGATTTTACTTTTGATAGATCAAAATTGGTAATTTACTTTGGTTCCGATGTTAGAATCGATTTCAGAGAATTGGTAAAGATATTAGCTAAAAGGTACAAAACAAGAATAGAACTTAAACAAGTAGGAGCTAGGGATGAAGTAAAGAAGATTGGATCAATTGGCTTATGTGGACAAGAGGCTTGTTGTAGCAGATTTCTGAGAGATTTTTCTTCTATAAAGATGGAGCTAGCTAAAACCCAACGGATGATGATTAACACAGCTAAAATTTCGGGTAGATGTGGTAAGCTTCTTTGTTGTTTGAAATATGAAAATGATTTTTATAAAGAAGTCCTTAAAAATGTGCCGAATGAGAACTCTACAATAGAATACGATGGAAAGCCAGCTAGAGTTGTAACGGTCAACGTGTTCTTGAAAGAAGTCTCGCTACAAGTAATAGAAGAAAATCAACCAATCTTAATCAAAGTTCCTTTTTCCTATTTCAACAATGGTAACTCTCAAAACGGGTGA
- a CDS encoding radical SAM protein, translated as MDILPSYMKLYESGELHRRRDYLIKRLEECDLCPRQCKVNRLKNVGSCRVGNEIKISEYVLYPGEEPVLKGENGAGGVFFSNCTMRCVYCQNFNFSQLGFGKKISTEELGEIFLKLQNEMKAANLDLVTATPYLPFIFDALIYAVEGGFRLPIVWNSSSYESIETLKLMEDVVDIYLADIRYTSNIVGKRYSGVKDYWSNAKLAVKEMYRQIGETFLVDEKSNILKRGIIIRILVLPNLINQAKEALKFLKYEISEKIHVSLMDQYVPVYKAKNYEKLSRYLYKSEYQEVVDYLYELGFENGWIQTHNLKVKYDSPLFN; from the coding sequence ATGGATATTTTACCTTCTTACATGAAGTTATATGAATCAGGTGAACTTCATAGAAGACGTGATTATTTGATCAAACGCTTAGAAGAATGTGATCTTTGCCCTCGTCAGTGTAAAGTAAATAGGCTAAAAAATGTGGGATCTTGTAGGGTAGGGAATGAAATAAAAATTTCCGAATACGTTCTTTATCCGGGAGAAGAGCCTGTATTAAAAGGAGAAAATGGTGCAGGTGGTGTCTTCTTTAGCAATTGCACGATGAGATGTGTGTACTGTCAGAATTTCAATTTCAGTCAGTTGGGTTTCGGAAAGAAGATTTCTACTGAAGAGTTGGGAGAAATTTTCTTAAAATTGCAGAATGAAATGAAGGCCGCTAATTTAGATTTGGTAACAGCAACTCCATACTTACCTTTTATTTTTGATGCTTTAATATATGCAGTAGAAGGGGGATTTCGCTTGCCTATAGTATGGAACTCTTCATCTTATGAAAGTATAGAGACTTTGAAGTTAATGGAAGATGTCGTTGATATTTATTTGGCTGATATAAGGTATACTAGCAATATTGTGGGTAAACGATATTCAGGGGTAAAAGATTACTGGAGTAATGCCAAATTAGCTGTTAAAGAGATGTATCGTCAAATTGGAGAAACTTTTCTGGTAGATGAAAAGTCTAATATTTTAAAAAGAGGAATAATAATTCGTATTCTAGTATTACCGAATTTAATAAACCAAGCAAAAGAAGCCTTAAAATTCTTAAAGTATGAAATCTCGGAAAAGATACATGTCAGCTTAATGGACCAATATGTTCCGGTTTATAAGGCTAAAAATTATGAAAAGTTATCAAGATATTTATATAAATCAGAATATCAGGAAGTAGTCGATTATTTGTATGAATTAGGGTTTGAAAATGGTTGGATTCAGACTCACAATTTAAAAGTCAAGTATGATAGTCCCCTATTTAATTAA
- a CDS encoding sigma-54 interaction domain-containing protein: MKEIELMRYVLDQLQDGVMAIDERERIFYINDAACRVLGVDKEKIIGQNVVENVPNTRLHVVLRTGEAEFDKLQSLGDKVILTSRIPIKNDNNETIAVAAVFRDITTLQKLAEEITNLREMEALLSSIIDSTSDAISVADQEGRVTMVNRAYTRITGLTPREVIGKPATIDLAEGESLHIQCAKEKKPIYNVKKRLATNKKEVVASVTPLFVKNEFKGSVAVIHDISEIQRLINELEATKRMLKKESATHTFDDLVVKSEIMKDVVAQASKVASVDVNLLLIGEFGVGKEVLAQAIHNASARKEGPYLKLNFSLIPRERQEEYLFGENSYLAQANEGTLFLENIDLMDIEMQRKLLAFLKDNVFDTNYYDFIPDVRFIFATTEDLKILSGLGKFSKELLYKISVVNIEVPPLRERKEDIPELAQQLLHNLNRKYGRIVYGFTEDALKKLMNYSWPGNIRELENVIDRAMLAMDNSDSIVTSTHIPDLIEKVEEVTGTLKEMTEDFEKKIILEILEASHGNKTEVARKLGLTVRNLYYKLDRYGIK; this comes from the coding sequence ATGAAAGAAATAGAACTAATGAGGTACGTTCTTGATCAGTTACAAGATGGAGTAATGGCAATAGATGAAAGGGAAAGAATTTTTTACATAAACGATGCCGCCTGTAGGGTTTTAGGTGTTGATAAAGAAAAAATAATTGGACAAAATGTAGTTGAAAATGTTCCTAATACTAGATTGCACGTTGTTTTAAGAACAGGTGAAGCAGAATTCGACAAACTACAGAGTTTAGGGGATAAAGTAATTTTAACTTCTCGTATCCCTATAAAAAATGATAATAATGAAACTATTGCTGTTGCCGCTGTTTTTAGAGATATCACTACATTACAAAAGTTAGCTGAAGAGATCACTAATTTAAGAGAAATGGAAGCTCTACTGAGTTCCATAATTGATTCCACTTCAGATGCAATTTCTGTCGCAGATCAAGAAGGTCGTGTGACTATGGTCAACAGAGCTTACACAAGAATCACAGGATTAACACCAAGAGAGGTCATTGGTAAACCTGCAACTATAGATTTGGCAGAAGGTGAAAGTTTACATATTCAATGTGCAAAAGAGAAAAAACCTATATACAATGTAAAAAAAAGATTAGCCACGAACAAAAAAGAAGTAGTAGCAAGCGTTACCCCACTTTTTGTTAAAAATGAGTTTAAGGGAAGCGTCGCCGTTATTCATGACATTTCCGAAATTCAAAGATTGATAAACGAATTAGAAGCTACAAAAAGGATGTTGAAAAAAGAAAGTGCCACACATACCTTTGATGATTTAGTCGTTAAATCTGAAATTATGAAAGATGTTGTTGCCCAAGCAAGTAAAGTAGCCTCAGTAGACGTCAACCTTTTATTAATAGGCGAATTTGGAGTAGGGAAAGAGGTACTAGCACAAGCTATTCACAACGCAAGTGCGAGGAAAGAGGGACCGTATCTCAAATTAAACTTTTCTTTGATCCCAAGAGAAAGACAAGAAGAATACCTTTTTGGGGAGAATAGTTATCTGGCACAAGCGAATGAAGGGACCCTTTTTTTGGAAAATATTGATCTCATGGATATAGAAATGCAAAGAAAACTTTTAGCTTTCCTTAAAGACAATGTTTTTGATACCAATTATTACGATTTTATTCCTGATGTTAGGTTCATTTTTGCAACTACTGAAGATTTAAAGATTCTTTCTGGTTTGGGTAAATTTTCTAAAGAGCTTTTATACAAAATTTCAGTAGTAAATATAGAAGTTCCACCGTTAAGAGAAAGAAAGGAAGACATTCCTGAACTTGCTCAGCAACTATTACATAATCTAAATAGAAAGTATGGAAGAATAGTTTATGGATTTACTGAAGATGCCTTGAAGAAATTGATGAATTATTCGTGGCCTGGGAACATAAGAGAGTTGGAAAACGTTATTGACCGGGCTATGTTGGCAATGGACAACAGCGATTCCATAGTTACTTCCACGCACATTCCCGATTTGATAGAAAAGGTTGAAGAAGTCACAGGAACGCTTAAGGAAATGACAGAAGATTTCGAAAAAAAGATAATTCTGGAAATCCTTGAAGCAAGTCACGGTAATAAAACAGAAGTTGCACGTAAACTAGGGTTAACTGTGAGAAATCTTTATTATAAGCTAGATAGGTATGGGATCAAGTAA